One Rhinolophus sinicus isolate RSC01 linkage group LG06, ASM3656204v1, whole genome shotgun sequence DNA window includes the following coding sequences:
- the LOC109439117 gene encoding cytochrome P450 2J2: MGCLVAAFWSLLNPRTLLLGAVVFLFLANYFKRRRPNNYPPGPPLLPIVGNFFHMGFKEPHLSIQQHVKKYGNILSMEVGRFSTVVITGLPLIKEALVHQDQKFVNRAVTLVRDHIFKNNGLIMSNGQVWKEQRRFALTTLRNFGLGKRSLEERIQEETHHLNQTIEEENGQPFNPHFKINSAVSNIICSITFGERFEYQDDQFQEMLRLLDEVLCLEMSICCHLNNVFPRIMKFIPGPHKTVLVKWEKLKLFIARVIENHRRDWDSEKPRDFIDAYLNEMEKHADNPTSSFNDENLIVSTLDLFFAGTETTSTTLRWGLLYMALYPEIQEKVQAEIDTVIGRSQPPSMAARESMPYTNAVIHEVQRMGNIIPLNVPREVTVDTTLAGYHLRKGTIILTNLTALHRDPTEWATPDTFNPEHFLENGQFKKREAFLPFSIGRRACLGEQLAKTELFIFFTSLLQKFTFKPPHDEKLTLKSRMGITISPASHRICAIPRA; the protein is encoded by the exons ATGGGCTGCCTAGTGGCTGCCTTCTGGTCCCTCCTCAATCCCCGCACTCTCCTGCTGGGAGCTGTCGTCTTTCTGTTCCTTGCCAATTACTTCAAAAGGCGGCGTCCCAACAACTACCCCCCTGGACCCCCGCTTCTACCTATCGTTGGAAACTTCTTCCATATGGGCTTTAAGGAGCCACACCTGTCGATTCAACAG CATGTGAAGAAATATGGGAACATTTTAAGCATGGAAGTCGGTCGCTTCTCTACAGTTGTTATAACTGGATTACCCTTAATCAAAGAAGCCCTTGTCCACCAAGACCAAAAGTTTGTAAATCGTGCTGTAACTCTTGTCCGAGACCATATCTTTAAGAACAATG GATTGATTATGTCCAATGGCCAGGTATGGAAGGAGCAAAGAAGGTTCGCCCTGACAACACTAAGGAACTTTGGCTTAGGAAAGAGGAGCTTAGAGGAACGCATACAGGAGGAGACCCACCACCTCAACCAGACAATAGAAGAGGAGAATG GACAGCCTTTTAACCCTCATTTCAAGATCAACAGTGCAGTTTCCAACATTATTTGCTCCATCACCTTTGGGGAGCGCTTCGAGTACCAGGATGATCAGTTCCAAGAAATGCTGAGGTTGCTGGATGAAGTCTTATGTCTGGAGATGTCAATTTGCTGCCAT cTCAATAATGTCTTTCCACGGATAATGAAATTCATCCCTGGACCACACAAAACAGTCTTAGTCAAATGGGAGAAACTAAAATTGTTTATTGCCCGTGTGATTGAAAACCACAGGAGAGACTGGGATTCTGAAAAACCAAGGGATTTTATTGATGCATACctcaatgaaatggaaaag CATGCAGACAATCCTACTTCAAGCTTCAATGACGAAAACCTCATCGTCAGTACCCTGGACCTGTTCTTTGCTGGAACGGAGACAACTTCGACAACACTGCGCTGGGGTCTGCTTTACATGGCTCTCTACCCAGAAATCCAAG aaaaagtaCAAGCTGAGATCGACACAGTGATTGGCCGGTCACAGCCGCCGAGCATGGCTGCTCGAGAGTCCATGCCCTACACCAATGCCGTTATCCATGAGGTGCAGAGAATGGGAAATATCATCCCCTTGAACGTGCCCAGGGAAGTGACAGTTGACACCACCCTGGCTGGATACCACCTCCGCAAG GGGACCATAATCCTGACCAACCTGACTGCACTGCACAGGGACCCCACAGAGTGGGCCACCCCTGACACATTCAATCCGGAGCATTTTCTGGAGAATGGACAGTTTAAGAAAAGGGAAGCCTTTCTGCCTTTCTCAATAG GAAGGCGGGCATGCCTTGGAGAACAGTTGGCAAAGACTgagctgtttattttcttc